Proteins from one Larimichthys crocea isolate SSNF chromosome XX, L_crocea_2.0, whole genome shotgun sequence genomic window:
- the LOC104925326 gene encoding endoplasmic reticulum-Golgi intermediate compartment protein 2 isoform X1: MRRLSRKKALSLVKELDAFPKVSESYVETSASGGTVSLIAFSAMALLAVLEFFVYRDTWMKYEYEVDKDFSSKLKINIDITVAMKCQHVGADILDLAETMITSNGLLYEPAIFELTPQQRLWQRTLILIQSRLREEHALQEVLYKTLLKGGPTALPPREDSSMEPLTACRIHGHVYVNKVAGNLHITVGKPIHHPQGHAHIAAFVSHETYNFSHRIDHLSFGEEIPGIINPLDGTEKITYNNNQMFQYFITVVPTRLNTYKISADTHQFSVTERERVINHAAGSHGVSGIFVKYDTSSLMVTVSEQHMPFWQFLVRLCGIIGGIFSTTGMLHGLVGFCFDVICCRLKVGVYRSREDVQLHNQMNNLNNHQTPLLADNVPQE; this comes from the exons ATGAGGCGCCTGTCACGTAAGAAAGCCCTGAGCTTGGTGAAGGAGCTGGACGCCTTCCCTAAAGTGTCAGAGAGTTACGTGGAGACCTCAGCCTCCGGAGGGACAG TGTCCCTGATAGCTTTTAGTGCCATGGCACTTCTGGCTGTCCTGGAGTTTTTTGTTTATAGGGACACGTGGATGAAGTATGAATATGAAGTTGACAAGGACTTTTCCAG taaactgaaaataaacatcgACATCACAGTTGCTATGAAATGTCAGC ATGTTGGAGCAGATATTCTCGACCTGGCTGAGACTATGATCACATCTAACGGCCTCCTTTACGAGCCG gctATTTTTGAACTGACCCCACAACAGAGACTGTGGCAAAG GACGCTGATCCTCATACAGAGCAGGCTGAGAGAGGAGCATGCTCTTCAGGAAGTCCTTTACAAAACTCTCCTCAAAGGAGGCCCCACTGCCCTGCCACCACG gGAGGATTCCTCTATGGAGCCGCTCACTGCTTGCAGGATACATGGGCACGTCTACGTCAACAAAGTTGCAGGAAACCTACACATCACTGTGGGAAA gcCCATTCACCATCCTCAGGGTCATGCCCACATTGCAGCTTTTGTGAGCCATGAGA CGTACAACTTCTCCCATCGAATAGACCATTTATCTTTTGGAGAGGAGATACCAGGCATCATCAATCCTCTGGACGGCACGGAGAAAATCACCTATAACA ATAACCAGATGTTCCAGTACTTCATCACAGTGGTTCCAACCAGACTGAACACGTACAAGatatctgcagacacacaccagTTCTCCGTGACCGAGCGG GAGAGGGTGATAAACCACGCAGCGGGCAGTCACGGCGTTTCCGGCATCTTTGTGAAGTACGACACCAGCTCTCTGATGGTGACGGTCAGCGAGCAGCACATGCCGTTCTGGCAGTTCCTGGTGCGACTGTGCGGCATCATCGGGGGTATATTCTCCACGACGG GCATGCTCCACGGGCTTGTAGGCTTCTGTTTTGACGTTATCTGCTGTCGCCTCAAAGTTGGAGTCTATCGTTCCAGAGAG GATGTGCAGCTACACAACCAGATGAACAATCTGAACAATCACCAGACTCCTTTGTTGGCGGACAACGTCCCTCAGGAGTAG
- the LOC104925326 gene encoding endoplasmic reticulum-Golgi intermediate compartment protein 2 isoform X2, which produces MRRLSRKKALSLVKELDAFPKVSESYVETSASGGTVSLIAFSAMALLAVLEFFVYRDTWMKYEYEVDKDFSSKLKINIDITVAMKCQHVGADILDLAETMITSNGLLYEPAIFELTPQQRLWQRTLILIQSRLREEHALQEVLYKTLLKGGPTALPPREDSSMEPLTACRIHGHVYVNKVAGNLHITVGKPIHHPQGHAHIAAFVSHETYNFSHRIDHLSFGEEIPGIINPLDGTEKITYNNNQMFQYFITVVPTRLNTYKISADTHQFSVTERERVINHAAGSHGVSGIFVKYDTSSLMVTVSEQHMPFWQFLVRLCGIIGGIFSTTGMLHGLVGFCFDVICCRLKVGVYRSREI; this is translated from the exons ATGAGGCGCCTGTCACGTAAGAAAGCCCTGAGCTTGGTGAAGGAGCTGGACGCCTTCCCTAAAGTGTCAGAGAGTTACGTGGAGACCTCAGCCTCCGGAGGGACAG TGTCCCTGATAGCTTTTAGTGCCATGGCACTTCTGGCTGTCCTGGAGTTTTTTGTTTATAGGGACACGTGGATGAAGTATGAATATGAAGTTGACAAGGACTTTTCCAG taaactgaaaataaacatcgACATCACAGTTGCTATGAAATGTCAGC ATGTTGGAGCAGATATTCTCGACCTGGCTGAGACTATGATCACATCTAACGGCCTCCTTTACGAGCCG gctATTTTTGAACTGACCCCACAACAGAGACTGTGGCAAAG GACGCTGATCCTCATACAGAGCAGGCTGAGAGAGGAGCATGCTCTTCAGGAAGTCCTTTACAAAACTCTCCTCAAAGGAGGCCCCACTGCCCTGCCACCACG gGAGGATTCCTCTATGGAGCCGCTCACTGCTTGCAGGATACATGGGCACGTCTACGTCAACAAAGTTGCAGGAAACCTACACATCACTGTGGGAAA gcCCATTCACCATCCTCAGGGTCATGCCCACATTGCAGCTTTTGTGAGCCATGAGA CGTACAACTTCTCCCATCGAATAGACCATTTATCTTTTGGAGAGGAGATACCAGGCATCATCAATCCTCTGGACGGCACGGAGAAAATCACCTATAACA ATAACCAGATGTTCCAGTACTTCATCACAGTGGTTCCAACCAGACTGAACACGTACAAGatatctgcagacacacaccagTTCTCCGTGACCGAGCGG GAGAGGGTGATAAACCACGCAGCGGGCAGTCACGGCGTTTCCGGCATCTTTGTGAAGTACGACACCAGCTCTCTGATGGTGACGGTCAGCGAGCAGCACATGCCGTTCTGGCAGTTCCTGGTGCGACTGTGCGGCATCATCGGGGGTATATTCTCCACGACGG GCATGCTCCACGGGCTTGTAGGCTTCTGTTTTGACGTTATCTGCTGTCGCCTCAAAGTTGGAGTCTATCGTTCCAGAGAG ATCTAA